The Syntrophorhabdales bacterium genome has a segment encoding these proteins:
- a CDS encoding DUF3147 family protein, which produces MQILIKAVLSVAIILAATAVGKKLPSTAGLIGVMPLAGALVLIWMYLENDGNPRIMQSFTKGALWGILPSILFYLVAFFCFKKNLSLCVVLAASFGVWLCAAIVHQWILK; this is translated from the coding sequence ATGCAGATTCTGATTAAAGCAGTGTTAAGCGTCGCAATCATCCTTGCTGCCACCGCTGTCGGAAAGAAACTGCCGTCGACCGCGGGCCTCATCGGTGTTATGCCTCTTGCAGGCGCTCTCGTACTCATCTGGATGTATCTGGAAAATGACGGGAACCCGCGCATCATGCAGAGCTTCACCAAAGGGGCGCTTTGGGGGATTCTTCCCAGTATCCTCTTCTATCTGGTCGCGTTCTTTTGTTTCAAGAAAAATCTTTCCCTGTGCGTTGTTCTTGCTGCGAGCTTTGGAGTCTGGCTTTGTGCCGCAATCGTTCACCAATGGATTCTGAAGTGA
- a CDS encoding SGNH/GDSL hydrolase family protein yields MKTILCYGDSLTWGYDPRDGTRYAFDQRWPGVLQKELGSGFHVIEEALSGRTTMVESPLLPDRNGLRMLAPLLESHAPVDLCILMLGTNDVAPYYRLTASDIAGGCLGLIWIIEKSQAGPSGKAPEILLVAPPLLGKMSRMMDLFYKGGEKTMKALPQAYKIIANSSGCHFLDASRYVKASTIDGVHLDTKAHRMLAVVVKKTALSILREKRSV; encoded by the coding sequence ATGAAGACAATACTGTGCTACGGAGATTCGCTCACTTGGGGGTATGATCCGCGAGACGGAACTCGCTACGCTTTTGATCAGCGCTGGCCCGGCGTGTTGCAAAAGGAGCTGGGCAGCGGCTTCCACGTCATCGAAGAAGCGCTGAGCGGCAGGACGACAATGGTCGAAAGTCCGCTCCTACCGGACAGAAACGGCCTCCGGATGCTGGCGCCGTTACTCGAGTCGCATGCCCCTGTGGACCTTTGCATCTTGATGCTCGGCACAAATGATGTGGCCCCCTATTATCGCCTCACCGCCTCCGACATAGCGGGCGGATGCCTGGGGCTCATCTGGATCATAGAAAAGAGTCAGGCAGGACCAAGCGGCAAAGCTCCGGAGATTCTCCTCGTAGCTCCTCCTTTGCTCGGTAAAATGTCCAGGATGATGGATCTCTTTTACAAAGGTGGTGAGAAGACCATGAAGGCTCTCCCACAGGCATATAAGATCATAGCGAATTCATCCGGGTGCCACTTTCTCGACGCCTCGAGGTACGTCAAAGCCAGCACCATCGACGGCGTGCATCTCGATACCAAAGCCCACCGCATGCTGGCCGTGGTAGTAAAGAAGACCGCGCTCTCGATCCTTCGGGAAAAACGCAGTGTCTGA
- a CDS encoding MFS transporter, whose protein sequence is MSDSGSLWYRTFVSLGYRDYRLVWLGSVTEHLGEWMELAALLWLVNDLTHSPLMLTIVGSCRYIPMIFFPVLGGMVADRMDRRRLLIGALLFAASLSVVLAILVKTGVVAVWHIIILSLLSGVATSFNHPARQSMVPNLVTREHLLNAISLDSASVQASRFIATPIAGYLIAGFGVVPVFGARAVGTLLAICWLILVKTDLQPPVASRRGFRNVIDGLRYVRRDALLLSLIPLYLIPWITQNTSNNFLPIFARDILKIGASGYGFLQAAPGLGALVSLVALAAMPFHRVNGSLLLATNALLGVALLFFALSLWPPLSLLLLLVVGGMITSFMTINTALIQSHVSDAMRGRVMSLREIANGIGPTGSLLFGAIAEQSSAPFALELLGVACIAVSCVLAFFLSKVRLVHV, encoded by the coding sequence GTGTCTGATTCTGGATCCTTGTGGTATCGGACCTTCGTCTCTCTGGGCTATCGTGACTATCGCCTCGTCTGGCTCGGTTCGGTTACCGAACACCTGGGGGAATGGATGGAATTGGCTGCCCTCCTGTGGCTGGTCAACGATCTCACGCACTCCCCGTTGATGCTTACTATAGTCGGCTCCTGCCGTTACATCCCCATGATCTTCTTTCCTGTTCTCGGCGGCATGGTAGCCGACAGGATGGACCGCCGCCGTCTGCTCATAGGCGCTTTGCTCTTCGCCGCCTCCCTCTCCGTCGTGCTCGCGATCCTCGTCAAGACGGGTGTCGTGGCAGTCTGGCACATCATAATTCTTTCATTGCTCAGCGGGGTAGCAACGAGTTTCAATCATCCCGCACGACAGTCGATGGTTCCCAACCTTGTCACAAGGGAGCATCTTCTCAACGCTATCTCACTGGACAGCGCGTCGGTTCAAGCATCCCGTTTTATCGCCACGCCTATTGCAGGCTATCTCATAGCCGGCTTTGGCGTGGTGCCTGTTTTCGGTGCACGTGCTGTAGGCACCCTTCTGGCAATTTGCTGGTTGATACTGGTGAAAACAGACCTTCAACCGCCGGTCGCCAGCAGGAGAGGATTTCGCAACGTGATCGACGGCCTGAGATATGTGCGCAGGGATGCGCTCCTCCTGAGTCTGATTCCCCTTTACCTGATTCCCTGGATCACACAGAACACTTCAAACAACTTCCTTCCCATCTTTGCCCGTGACATCCTCAAGATCGGTGCCTCCGGTTATGGATTCCTCCAGGCTGCACCGGGATTGGGCGCGTTGGTAAGCCTCGTCGCTTTGGCGGCAATGCCCTTTCACCGCGTGAACGGTTCGCTTCTACTCGCCACGAATGCTCTGCTGGGTGTTGCGCTCCTTTTCTTTGCCCTCTCCCTGTGGCCGCCTCTGTCTCTCCTGCTTCTGCTCGTGGTCGGGGGCATGATCACTTCCTTCATGACAATAAACACGGCACTCATCCAGAGTCACGTCTCCGATGCCATGCGGGGCCGCGTTATGAGTCTAAGGGAGATAGCGAACGGAATCGGGCCGACGGGAAGCCTGCTCTTCGGGGCTATAGCCGAGCAAAGCAGTGCGCCTTTTGCACTGGAACTTCTGGGAGTCGCCTGCATCGCTGTTTCATGCGTCCTCGCGTTCTTCCTGTCCAAGGTGCGACTCGTTCACGTCTAG